From the genome of Vicinamibacterales bacterium:
GACGTCGTCCGGCAGCTCGTCGCGGCTCACGGCCACGGTGAGCTCCGGGCGATACGGCCCGTAGGCCTTGCCGGCGTCCACCACGACGTCGTCCTGGTGTTGGCCGGGTTCCATGCCAACCAGCGCCTCCTCGACGCCGGCAATCACACGGCCGTGACCGAGTGTGACCTCCAGGGGCCGCCGGTTGCGCGTGGTCGCGAAGACCGAGCCGTCGTCGAGGCGGCCGGTGTAGTGGACGGCGACGAGATCGCCGGGTTTCGCTGAAGCCATCGGACCCTCCTTTGGGAGGTCCTGGCTTCAAATCCCGGGCCAGGCCGCCGCGGGGCCGCGCGGACACGGACGGGCCGGCGACGCGGCTCCGTCACGAGGCCGCGCGCTGCTCGGCCGGCCTGGCGGTGCGCGACAGGTTGTGCGCGGTGTTGACGAGGGCGATGTGCGAGAACGCCTGCGGGAAATTGCCGAGCATGCGGCGCGCCACCGGGTCGTACTCCTCGGGCAGCAGGCCGACGTCGTTCTGGAGCGCCAGGAGGCGCTCGAAGAGGGCGCGCGCCTCGCGCCGGCGTCCGACCATGACGTAGGCGTCGGCCAGCCAGAAGCTGCACGCCAGAAACGCGCCCTCGCCCGGCGGCAGGCCGTCGTGCCCGGTCGAGGTGTCGTAGCGGCGCACGAGACCGTCGACCAGGAGGTGCCGCTCCACGGCGGCGATGGTGCCGGCGACGCGGGGATCCTCCGGACGCAGGAAGCCGACCGTGGGAATCAGCAGCAGGCTGGCGTCGAGCGCCTGCGTGTCGTAGGCCTGGACGAAGCTGCCGAGGTCGCGGTCGAACCCGCGCGCGCAGACCTCGTCGTGGATGGCCTGGCGCGCGGCCCGCCAGGCGTCCACCGGCGCCTCCAGGTCGTGCTCCTCGGCCGCGCGGATGCCACGGTCGAAGGCCACCCAGGCCATCACCTTCGAATAGGTGAAGTGGCGCCGCGGTCCCCGCACTTCCCAGATGCCCTCGTCGGGCTCGCGCCACACCGTCAACAGGTGCTCGAGCATGGCGCGCTGGAACGCCCAGGCTTCGTGGTCCGCATCCAGCCCTCCGATCCGCCCCTGGTGCAGGGCGTCCATCACCTCGCCGTACACGTCGAGCTGCAGCTGATCGTGCGCCGCGTTGCCCACGCGCACCGGCAGGGCGCCGTCGTAGCCCGACAGCCAGGGCACGTCGTATTCCGCGAGCCGCCGCTCGCCGGCCAGGCCGTACATGATCTGGAGCTGCGAGGGCGCGCCCGCGGCCGCGCGCAGCAGCCAGGCCCGCCAGCCCAGGGCCTCCTCGTAGTAGCCGGCGTTCATGAGCGCCAATAGCGTGAGCGTCGCGTCGCGCAGCCAGCAGTACCGGTAGTCCCAGTTGCGGATGCCGCCGGCCTGTTCGGGCAGCGAGGTCGTCGGGGCCGCCACGATGCCGCCCGTCGGGGCGTAGGTGAGCGCCTTGAGCGTGATGAGCGACCGGAGCACGGTGTCGCCCCACTCGCCCTTGAACCGGCAGTGCGACGCCCAGTCGTGCCAGAACTCGATCGTGTGCGCGAGCGCCGTCTCGGGCTCCACCGCCTGGGGCGGTTCCGCGTGCGAGGGTCCGTAGGTGAGCACGAAGGGCACCGTCTCGCCCGCCGCCACGTCGAACTCGCCCGTGTGCTTCAGGGCCTCGCCGGTCAGTGGCACCGGTGTGTGCAGCAGCACCATGTCCGGGCCCGCGATGGCGCGGAACGTGCCGTCGGGCAGGTGGCTGACCCAGGGCACGGCGCTGCCGTAGTCGAAGCGCAGGACCAGTTCCGTCCGCATCCGCACGCGGCCGCGCTCGCCGCGCACCAGCCTGACCAGGTCGGACGTCGCGCCGCGGCGCGGCATGAAGTCCACCACCGTCACGATGCCGTCGGCGGTCTCGATCCGCCGCTCGAGCACCAGCGTGCGATCCACGTACCGGCGGGTCACGCGCGTGGCCTCGGCCACCGGCTCGATCAGCCAGCGCCCGTTCTCGGGCGTCCCGACGAGTGCGGCGAAGCAGGCGCCCGAGTCGAACCGCGGCCAGCAGAGCCAGTCCACGGAGCCCTTCAGGGACACCAGCGCGGCCGTTTCGCAGTCGCCGATCAGGGCGTAGTCCTCGATGGGATCGCTCATCTCTCCGAGTCTCCCCGATGCCGCCCCCGGACGCCACCTCCCGGGGCCGGGCCACCGTCGGCACGTGTCCTGGACGACGGGGGGACACGTCGTGCCTGGGACCGTCGTCGCGACCGCGGACGCGGTCGGCAGTATCCTTCGGGCGGGGACTCAGCCATGGCTACCGACGAACAGGCGCGCCTCTCCGCCCTCCGAAGGTATCGCATCCTCGACACGGAACCGGAACAGCGGTTCGACGATCTGACGATGCTGGCCTCGCAGATCTGCGAGACCCCCATCTCGCTCATCACGCTCATCGACACGGACCGGCAGTGGTTCAAGTCGCGCGTGGGCCTGGACGTCGTCGAGACGGTGCGAAGCGTGGCCTTCTGCACGCACGCCATCCGGCAGGAGGGCATCCTCCAGGTGCCGGACGCCGCCGGCGACGATCGCTTCCGCCACAACCCCTTCGTCACGGGCGAGCCGAACATCCGCTTCTACGCGGGGGCGCCGCTCGTGACGCCCGACGGCCACGCGCTGGGGACGCTGTGCGTGATCGACGTCAAGCCGCGGCGCCTGTCCGCTCCCCAGCTCCGGGCCCTCGCCGCGCTGCGCCGCCAGGTCGAAGCGCAGCTGGAGCTCCGGCGCAACCTGGACGAGCTCGCGGGCGCCCTCGCGGCGCGCGACCGGGCCGAAGAGGCGCAGGCGACGCTCGTCGCGGAGCTCAAGGCATCCCTCGGCCAGGTGGAGAAGCTTGCCGGACTGCTGCCGTTCTGCTCGACCTGCGAGCTGAACCTGGTCATCCCCGCGACCCCCGC
Proteins encoded in this window:
- a CDS encoding glycoside hydrolase family 15 protein; the encoded protein is MSDPIEDYALIGDCETAALVSLKGSVDWLCWPRFDSGACFAALVGTPENGRWLIEPVAEATRVTRRYVDRTLVLERRIETADGIVTVVDFMPRRGATSDLVRLVRGERGRVRMRTELVLRFDYGSAVPWVSHLPDGTFRAIAGPDMVLLHTPVPLTGEALKHTGEFDVAAGETVPFVLTYGPSHAEPPQAVEPETALAHTIEFWHDWASHCRFKGEWGDTVLRSLITLKALTYAPTGGIVAAPTTSLPEQAGGIRNWDYRYCWLRDATLTLLALMNAGYYEEALGWRAWLLRAAAGAPSQLQIMYGLAGERRLAEYDVPWLSGYDGALPVRVGNAAHDQLQLDVYGEVMDALHQGRIGGLDADHEAWAFQRAMLEHLLTVWREPDEGIWEVRGPRRHFTYSKVMAWVAFDRGIRAAEEHDLEAPVDAWRAARQAIHDEVCARGFDRDLGSFVQAYDTQALDASLLLIPTVGFLRPEDPRVAGTIAAVERHLLVDGLVRRYDTSTGHDGLPPGEGAFLACSFWLADAYVMVGRRREARALFERLLALQNDVGLLPEEYDPVARRMLGNFPQAFSHIALVNTAHNLSRTARPAEQRAAS
- a CDS encoding peptidylprolyl isomerase, encoding MASAKPGDLVAVHYTGRLDDGSVFATTRNRRPLEVTLGHGRVIAGVEEALVGMEPGQHQDDVVVDAGKAYGPYRPELTVAVSRDELPDDVDPRVGDELLAASPEGEQVAVTVIDVSTSAVVLDLNHRLAGKTLHFDLELVAIRETPAPL
- a CDS encoding ATP-binding protein codes for the protein MATDEQARLSALRRYRILDTEPEQRFDDLTMLASQICETPISLITLIDTDRQWFKSRVGLDVVETVRSVAFCTHAIRQEGILQVPDAAGDDRFRHNPFVTGEPNIRFYAGAPLVTPDGHALGTLCVIDVKPRRLSAPQLRALAALRRQVEAQLELRRNLDELAGALAARDRAEEAQATLVAELKASLGQVEKLAGLLPFCSTCELNLVIPATPASIPAVSEGLRQLLHGKGWTDEELMPVELALDEALANAIRHGCKNDPTKQVQCVVTTDAAGELVIVVRDPGPGFDHSSVPNPLDEANLLKPSGRGVFLINQLMDRVEFADGGREVVMQKRRA